From Mercenaria mercenaria strain notata chromosome 17, MADL_Memer_1, whole genome shotgun sequence, the proteins below share one genomic window:
- the LOC123537162 gene encoding uncharacterized protein LOC123537162 — MHVIPQSTEAVNVTLEMFDAQAQPTLSSYQIKAKDSLHLELNCTQFVWKLPTTAGFQLQTTSEVSVYIDNREDSYMLIPTDAFGYNYIVSSIATIMLPDSIIVIHGNNSHVELTLPADIQSRVTINGKQYEGGSMISISLPANGVVGIKCFCDLTGAIVNSALPISVLVGSMGNSSTDAVLAQLPAKNTWGRKFIFTHSSWFAQNVTLKITGEQLNTALTITTKDTTEQKTFQLVPVLSMQLALSDFLAVQANTSVSCVILYEIIDENNSRHMALSFLTPVELYHISSSFTFNTFDSFSSSLVLTSSSFQYISFNTTSSYPFDRAMTFWWNYFICNDILLSRPQVIETNANNVVPFYGTILRRDNNSAYEYSLGMRISSLYNACVQTQRPNGGNGDGIDNDCDNKIDEEKLNKVDDDKDGLVDEDVAYAGKIQHHSSQTAWEYHLTHKEKGEKFSSSVLSIVIPLSVALASVLLFIGGMLLAEKIRRSGVSTRVTPIYLQQQQQEPILQRY; from the exons ATGCACGTGATTCCACAATCAACGGAAGCAGTAAATGTTACCCTTGAAATGTTTGATGCGCAGGCGCAGCCGACATTATCTTCTTACCAGATCAAAGCAAAAGACAGTTTGCATTTGGAACTCAACTGTACACAGTTCGTTTGGAAGTTGCCCACTACAGCGG GTTTTCAGTTGCAAACAACTTCCGAAGTATCTGTGTACATCGATAACAGAGAAGACAGTTACATGCTAATTCCAACAGATGCTTTTGGCTACAATTACATAGTTTCCTCTATAGCAACAATCATGTTACCGGATTCGATCATTGTGATACATGGAAATAATTCGCATGTGGAATTAACCTTGCCAGCGGATATCCAATCTCGTGTTACAATTAACGGGAAACAATACGAGGGCGGCTCAATGATTAGTATTTCCTTACCGGCTAATGGAGTGGTCGGAATTAAATGTTTTTGCGATCTCACCGGTGCTATTGTAAATTCTGCTCTTCCAATTAGTGTACTTGTTGGTAGCATGGGAAATAGTTCTACTGACGCCGTATTAGCGCAACTTCCGGCAAAAAACACGTGGGGAAGAAAATTCATTTTCACTCATTCATCATGGTTTGCTCAAAATGTTACTTTGAAAATTACTG gAGAACAGCTCAATACAGCATTAACTATAACGACAAAAGATACGACAGAACAGAAAACATTCCAACTCGTGCCAGTTTTATCTATGCAACTCGCCTTAAGTGACTTCCTTGCAGTACAAGCAAACACTTCCGTTTCATGCGTTATTCTGTATGAAATTATCGATGAAAATAATTCTCGCCATATGGCACTGTCATTTTTAACCCCTGTTGAATTGTATCATATCAGTTCTTCATTTACATTTAATACTTTTGATTCATTTTCATCCAGTCTTGTGTTAACATCGAGCAGTTTTCAGtatatatcatttaatacaacatCAAGTTATCCATTTGACAGAGCAATGACATTCTGGTGGAATTATTTCATTTGCAACGATATTTTACTTTCCAGACCACAAGTCATagaaacaaatgcaaataatGTAGTGCCTTTTTATGGAACTATTTTACGTAGAGACAATAACTCCGCGTATGAATATTCTCTTGGCATGCGTATTTCAAGTCTCTACAACGCATGCGTTCAGACGCAACGCCCGAATGGCGGAAACGGAGATGGTATAGACAATGACTGTGATAATAAAATTGACGAAGAAAAACTTAATAAAGTGGATGATGATAAGGATGGTTTGGTGGACGAAGATGTCGCTTACGCAGGAAAAATCCAACATCATTCAAGTCAAACGGCGTGGGAGTATCATTTGACGCATAAAGAAAAGGGCGAAAAGTTTTCATCGTCTGTGCTCAGTATAGTAATACCGTTATCAGTGGCATTGGCGTCAGTTTTGTTATTTATTGGAGGGATGCTGCTAGCCGAGAAAATACGGAGATCTGGAGTATCAACAAGGGTAACACCTATCT AcctgcaacaacaacaacaagaaccaATCCTACAGAGATACTGA